Within the Gloeobacter kilaueensis JS1 genome, the region TGACGAGCGCACCAGCATCCGCGCCCTGCTCGATTACCCGGCGGATCTGCCCCACATCTGGGTGGGCCACAGTCTCGGCTGCAAGTACATTATTTTGCTCGAAGCCCACGGCCAGATCTACAACCAGCCCTCGCTGTTGATTGCACCGGATATCGCCGACACCCGCAACGCCGTCCCGGTGCCCATCCCCGGCCTGGTCGAATTTCTCGATGCCCACGGGCTCGGTGCCATTCCTACCCGCGCCCAGACCCAGCAGCTGGTGCGCGAGAGTGCCCTGTTCAACCTGACAGGATTGATCTCGTTTGCCAGTGACGATATCGCCGGAAACCAGGCCGGTCTGCCTCCCGAGAGCGATGTGGGCTGGTTTGTTTCTACCCTCGCCGATCGCAGGTTGCTCAAGGCGGAACTGCCGGGCCGCCACAACGACATCATCGGCGTGAGCATGGGTGAGGACGTCTTTGACCTCGATCCCCACGATGGGCTGGTGCAACGCGGGCCGCGCGCCCTCGAATTGCTCGCGGTCGAGCTGCTGGAGAAGTTGCGCGGCAAGGCGGAGAAGCTGGTCTAGCTCAAGGCGGCGAGCGCACCCAAAAGTTCTTCGTCCTCGCGCTTGAAGATCGGGATCGATTCGACGTGCTTGTAGCGGACGATCCCCTGCTTATCGACGATAAAGTAGGCCCGCGCCACCCCGAGAAAGCCGCTCACGCCGTAGAGGGCGGCGACGCGCTTGTCGCTGTCGCTTAGAAGCGGAAACTGGGCTCCAAGCGAAGCGGCGAATTTATTCTTGTTATCGACCGAGCCGGTACTGATGCCCAGGATCACCGTGTCCTTGTTGTCGAACTTCGACCAGTCCTCGACGAAGCAGGTGAGTTCTTTGGTGCAGACAGGAGTAAAGTCTCCCGGATAAAAGGCGAGCAGGACGTTTTTTTGCCCCCGGTACTGCGAGAGGGCCACCGTTCCCTGCGAACCGTCGAGGCTAAAGTCCGGAGCCTGCTGACCGACTTCGACGCTCATCCTTTTCTCCCAACGCTGATTCCAGGATAACTGGCAGGGCAGCGCGCAGGCCCGCCCCACAGCGGCGGTGCTTGATAAGCTCTCCCGCATCTTCGAGTTGAAAGTTCGTCAGGGTGCGGTCGCCGCCGCCCTGGTCGTTGACCAGATCGCCGAACTGGGCAATCCGAATGTCGTAGCTACCCAGGCCGACGCCCCGCTGGGGACCGGTGACGATGTACAGCGACTGGCCCGCGAAGAGCACGTTGCTCGGCTGGTCCGATAGATCGAGGCCGAGGGCGCGGCCCATCTGGAACATCGTCTGCTGGAGCACCTGCTCGGGGTGCCACCACTGAAAGTTCCCCTGCAACAGCCCCGGTTTGAAGCGCTTGAGGGGCACGCGCACGATCATCCGGCCCGTCTGCTCGTCGATAAAGTAGCCGCTGTAATCCGGATAGTCCTGGTAAGCCTCGATGCGCACGTCGGCTTCCTCGGGCCTGCTGGTGAGGATAAAAGGCTCCATGACGCTGCCTTTATGAAAGCTGCTGATGGCGGCGTTCCACTTGGTCACCCCCAGGTGCATCGCCCGAATCGCCACCTCCGGCACCGCTTCGCTGCTGTCCTCCATCTGGTCTGAAACATAGACTTTGAGCGGAAAGCAGGCGGGAATGCGGGCGTTGGCGCGGGCGCGCAGACTGAATTCGACCGCCCCGGCAGCGATCGGTAGCTGCAGATTGGCAAGGGCCGCCTGGGCGCTCTGGCGCACCGCCGACTGTTGCTCGGATGGTGGGCCATCCACCTCCATTTCGATCCCGCTTAGATGACCATCGGGCTGTACCTGGGCGCGCACATGCACGAGGGCGTCGCTCTTCAAGCTGGGCAGCTTCCACTTTTGAGCGAACGCCTGGCGGGCTGTCAGGGGCCGCTCGATGTCGCTGCTCAGGCGCAGATCGCCCGTCACCGGTGCTTCGGCTGCCAGCAACGGTCTGGAGATCAAGGCGACGAGCGCGCAGCAAAAAAAGAATCGACCGTCCATGGCAGTACTGTATCAATTACAGAAAAGTCCGTGCTGGACATTTAGAAATCGACAAAGACTTCCGGGACGAAGCTGCCGTGCAGGCCGTAGGGAACGTGGTGCGGCAGCAGGAGGCGGGCGATGCGATCGAGACTGCGGGCGTCGAGGATGACAATATCCGACGCCTGACGCTGGGCATCGTAGACGATCGCGATCACCCAGCCGTCGTCTTCGCTGTTACTTTCGGGGCGCGGCACAAAGACCGGCTCGCTGATAAAGCCCTCGGGGGCAAAGTTCGCAAAGATCGCCTCGCCCGCCTGGATGTCGAATTTGCCGATCGCCTGGAGTGGTCCGTTGCGATCGGCGCTCGCCGTTGCCCCCAGGTAGACGAAGCGGTAGGAGCGGCCCATGCGGTCGGGGTGGATCTGGGGAAATTCGACGGCGCGACGGAGCAAGGGCCGGGTGCGCACCTCACCTGTAGCCACGTCGATCTCGCTGCGCCAGAGCCAGCCTTGAGGGACGCGATCGAAGTCGATCTGCCGGAAGTCGCCGTTGCCGAGGGTTGTCAGGTACTCCTCGTAGCGGACGCTGTCGAGGACGATCGTGCCCTCCTGCTCGAAGGCGTTGACGTGGTGAAAGGCAAAGAAAGGCTCGGTCTCGATCGTGCGCACCTGCCCGCCGCTTCGGGGAATGAGCAGCATCCGTCCCGGCTGGTCGGCGGCGAGGCGCAGGCACTCGCCCGCCGCCTTCATGCCAAAGACGAAGGGCAGCGGATCGAGGGCGAGGGGACTCTGAAAAAAGATCCAGTAATTGTCGCTGAAGGCAAAGTCGTGCAGGAAGGCAAAGCCCGGCAGGGTGTAGGTGGCCTCGACCTGCACCTGGCCGGAGGGGGTGAGCCGGTAAAGCGCCAGATCGCTCACCAGCCCGGCGCGCACCCCAAAAGCGAGCAAGTCGCCTGTCTGGGGCTCCAGGCGCGGATGGGCAGTAAAGGGTTTGCCGCCCGCCAGCACGCCCCCCAGATCGTCCGTACCAAAGGTTTCGAGGCTTGCCGGATCGAGGCGATGGGGCGGGGCGGCTTCCCAGAGGGCGAATAGCCGCCCGTTCCAGTAGATGACGTTGGTGTTGGCGACGTTTTTGAAAGAAAAGTCAAAAGCGTTGAGCCAGAAACCACCGGGCCTGAGCGTGCCAAAGACGTTCTTGAGCAGGATGCGCCCGGCCTGGGATTCTTTGATGAAACCCTCGGTGCGCACGTAGCGGTTCTGAAAGTGCGCCCGCCCCGCTTTGAAGCTCACCGCCGCGATCATCCCGTCGCCGTCGAAGGGATGGCCGTAGGCGACACCGCCCCGGTCGAAGCGCCCCGGCCCATTGCGAAAAAGGGTTCCCGTCAGCTCCGGCGGGATGGTGCCCTCGATGTCGGTGATCCCGTAGGCGTGCTCGGCTTCGAGGGTGCGGTAGCCCGTCGCCCAGCCGGACTGCAAAAAGGACGACGGTGAAACGGAACTCTGGGAGCGCGAGGAGGCAGACATCGTGACTTAGATAAACTCGACAGCGCTCCCAAATCTTAACAAACGGTTCTAGCCTTCGCGGAAGACCAGATTTTCCGGCGGTTCGTCCAGCTGTAACTGCTGGCCTGAGACGGTGATCAAACTGTCGAAGTGGGTAAAGCGCCCCTCCGGCAACACCGTCACCTCGTCCGCCTGGGCTTCGAGAAAGCTTTTGAACCCTTCGAGGCCCGGCTCGCCATTGTTGAGTTCGATATATTCGACCAGACGGCGAAAGAGCTTGGGCAGAATTACAACCTCGTCGGTGATCGTCGCCAGGCTGTCGAGGCTGAACCCGGAATTGGTCCGGTCGGAGGGCCAGAGCCCCAATCCGTCGTTGCGGGCGGCCTGGGCGGCCTGGGTCAGTTCCCGGCGCAGATCGGCGTAGAGCTTGGAGTAAAAGGTCGGATAGACCAATCCAGCGGCGAGGAGCTGGTAGTTGGCACTCTCGCCCAGGAGATTGGTGTCAAGAAAAACACCGTCGCCGTCCTGCTCGTCGCTCTCGCCTGCAAAGGCAAAGGCTACGGCCCGGCCATACTTGTCGGCAAAGCGAGAAAGAATATAGCCGCGCACGCTCTCGGGGGTGGCCGAAGCGATCGTCTCGTCGCTGCTGCGGCTGAACTCGGTGAAGCCGAGAGACTTGAGCAGAGCGTCGGAAGCCGCCTCGGCGTACTGGAGAGGCTGGCGCTCTTCACCCCCCCGACTGACGGGTGGCCGGTAGTGGGTCTCCAGCGCATCGATCGCATCGAGCCGCAGCTGGGCACCGCCGCTGCGGTTGCGCTTGACCCGGCCCAGCTTATCCCACAGATCTGGATTGTCCGGGTAGAACTTGATCGAGTCGCCGTCGGGCCGTGCGCCGACGATCCGGTACTCGCCCTTGATCAAAAAAAGTGGCATCGGCAAAACTCCAGCGTGTTCGTTCCCTGCTTTGGCAGCCAGGGGAGAGCCATTTACCTATAGCAGGGCTTTGCGGTTTTATGCGGTCGCCTGCCATGCATCGGGCCGTTCACTTTTGCTGGTTGACGGCGCGGGGCAGGCGCTTTTCGAGGACAACGAGCGGCAGGCAGTTAAGAAGCGCGATCGCGGCCAGCCCCGGCCACAGCCAGTCGCTGAGCGGCCTTCCCAGATCGAGAATGCGCCCGCCCAGGGCTGGCCCGACAATGTAGCCCACCGCCCAGCACTGGGAGTTGATCGATAGATACGCGCCGCGCAGATCCTCGGGGGCAAGGGCCGCGACCAGAGCCGAGGCTGCCGGGTGCATGAAGGCGAGGGCCACCGCCGCCGCCAGCAGCGCGGCGATGCCGGTGAATCCCGCTAGAGCCGGATTTTCTACCAGATAAAGAAGCACCAGCGCCACCGCCCAGAAAACTGCACTCACAGCCAGGGAGCGCGTCCGCCGCCAGCTGCTGCTGAGGCGGGCGACCGGAAACTGGATGAGCCCCAATAGCGCGACGTGGGCGATAAAACCCACTCCCAGTACCTTCTGCTCCAGCCCACCAAAGTCGCGCAGGTAGACGGGCACGGTGCTCTCCAGTTGCGCGGTGAGGGAGGTGAAGACCAGATTGATCGCCGCGTACAGCAGCAGGTTACTGTCGCGAAAGGCAACGCTGTAACCGCCCAGGAGGGACGCTCTTGGATCAGAAGCGGGCCGGGTTTCTTTGATCGCCCGCAGCGCCACCAGCCAGAAACCCAAAAAGGCGAGGGCGTCGAGCCAGAAGAGCAGGCGGTAATTGCCCGTAAGGGCGATGAGCCCCTGGCCCACGACCACACCCAGCCCGAGGCCCAGACTGTCACCGGCGCGGGTGAGGCCGTAGGCTTCGGCGCGCTGAGCACCCGTAGTCAGATCAGCGACCGCCGCCTCGTTCGCCGGCCAGTACAGCCCGAAGCCCCAGCCGACGATCGCGTAGGCGCTCGCGTAGAGCACAAAGTCGTGGGTGATTGCGAATAGAGCATACCCGGCGCTGAGGGTAGCGAGCGCCACCAGCAACGTCCGCCGCCGGCCCCAGTCGGGCCGGTCGCTCAGCACACCGCCCACGAGGCGGCCCACGATGCCGCTCGCTCCGGAGGCGGCGATGCCCAGACCGAGCTGGGTATAGCTCAGTCCCAACTCACGGGTAAAGAAAATCGAGGCGTAAAAAAGAACGAACCCCAGCCCGAGGGAGGCGAGCAACCGGCCACCGAATAAAATCCAGATCGCCGCCGGTAGCTCTGGTAAAAAATCAGGGCGTGCTGCTGCGGGCCGTTTCATCGTCGCCCGTGGGTTCCGGCAGTCGTTCGAGGGCGGCCTGGATCCGGGGGGTCTGGAGCACCAGGGCGGCATCGGCCAATAGCTTGCTGCCCCAGAGATTTTCTTTGAGGTAGTCGAGCTTGCTGTAGCGCTTGTCAAGACCGAGGGCTTCCTCGCTCAGCGCCAGTCCTTTGTCGCGCTCGCCGTGGCTGAATAGAGCAATGCCCAAAGCAAGCTTCGGTTCGGCGGCCTTGGCGTTGATCGTGACGGCCTGCTGCCACTGGGCCTTGGCCTCATCGATGCGGCCCTGCTCGTAGCGGATAAGACCGACGTTGTTGATCGCCTCCCAAAAATCACTCTTGATCGCTACGGCTTTTTGAAAGGCGGCGAGGGCGTCGTCCTGGCGATCGAGCAGAACGTAGTCGTTGCCCAGGTTGAAGTACTCGTCGGCATTTTTAGGATCGATCTTGAGGCCGCGCTCGATCGCCTGGGCCGCCTGGGAGTAGTTTTTGAGGCGGCTGTAGGCGAGGCCAAGGTTGAACTGAAAGCGCGCCGTATCCGGAGACAGCTCGCTCGCCCGCTTCAATTGAACAAGCGCCTCCTCGGGCTTGTTGTTCTGCAGGAGAATGCCGCCTAAAACCGTGCGCGTCTGGGCACTGTTGGCGTAGAGCTGCACAGCCAGCTGGGCCATCGACTCCGCCTCGTCGAGCCGCGAGACCTGCACCAGCCGGATGGCATCTTCGGCCAGTTGCAGTGCCCGCTTCTGCACCTGCTCGGGGGCGAGGGTCGGTACCGTCACCAGGGGGGCCTGGGCCCGCACCGCAGGCGCGACCAGCACGCTTCCAACTAGAACCAGAGCCAAGAAACGGTTGCCCATGTCGATGTATAGTGCCCAAGAAGATCCTTTCCAGTGTAACGGCTTCCCCCGGCTGGACCGTGCCACAATGGCAGCACCGACGCACCCCTGATAGAGACGACGATGACCGAGCAGGAGATTCGCGCAGGTGTCGAGAAGGTCCGCCTCGAACGGGCCAACCTGCTGCAACTGTTAGAAAGACCGGACCTGAGCACCGACACCCGCCAGGATGTCAACCAGGCGCTCGAAGAGATCGATGAACTGCTGCTCGAATTTGAGCGCACCTTCCCGGCTGGCTAGGGTGCCATGCTGAGTGGCCGCCGCATCCTGGTGGGTGTGACCGGCGGCATCGCCGCCTACAAAGTCTGTGAAGTGGTCTCAACCCTCGCCCAGGCGGGTGCCCAGGTGCGGGTCGTCCTCACCGATGCGGCCCAGCGCTTTGTCAGCGCTTTGAGCTTTGCCACCCTGGCGCGCGCCCGCGCCTACACCGACGCCGATTTCTGGTCCGCCGAACACAGTTCGCCCCTGCACATCGAACTGGGGCAGTGGGCGGAGGCGATCTTGCTCGCTCCCCTGAGCGCCAATACCCTCGCCAGGCTCAGCCTTGGTCTGGCGGACAATCTGCTCACCAACGTCGTGCTGGCCTCCGAGGCACCGATCTTGCTGGCCCCGGCGATGAACACGCAGATGTGGGAGCAGCCGGTGGTGGCCGGTCACTGGCAACAGTTGAGCGGTTTGCCCCGCTACCACACCAGCGGCCCCGGCTGCGGGCGGCTCGCCTGCGATGCGGTCGGGGCAGGCCGGATGAGCGAACCGTCCGTCATCGTCGATCACCTCGCTTCGCTTTTATGGACGGGGGGCAGGCGCGATCTGGCGGGCAAGACGGTGCTCGTCACCGGCGGCGGGACCCGCGAATTTCTCGACCCGGTGCGCTTTATCGGCAACCCCAGCACGGGCCGCATGGGCATCGCCCTCGCCACTGCCTGTGCCCATCGCGGGGCGCTGGTCCACCTCGTCCTCGGACCCAGTGAACTGCCGGTCCCCCCGGAGGTACAACTGTGGCCGGTCACTTCGGCCCGCCAGATGGAACAGCGGGCGGTTGAACTTTTTGCTGGGGCACACTTGATCTTTATGGCCGCCGCCGTCGCCGATGTCCGGCCCAGGACAAAAAGCCCCGACAAGATCCCCAAAGCGAGCCTCGGCACCCAACTGGAGCTTGTGGCGGTCGATGATATCCTGCTCCATCTGGCTCACTCCAAACAGGACTGGCAGACGCTGGTGGGCTTCGCTGCCCAGACCGGCGAGGATTGGCTCACAGCCGCCCGCCACAAGCTTGAGCGCAAGCACCTCGACTGGCTGGTGGCCAACCGGGTAGACGAGCCTGGCCAGGGCTTCGGCAGCCGCGATAATCAGGCTATGCTCTTAAGCAATTGCGGGCACAGCGATGCGATTCCCCTGGTCAGCAAACTGGAGATGGCCCATCGCCTGCTGGATCGATTGGAGAAGCCTTCGTGATACGCAGACCCTGGTTTGACGAACAGACCGGTGAACTGGCCTTCCAGGTAATCAGCAGCGCCGATTCCTGGCAGACGGCCCTCGCCGACGGCATCGTCACCCAGGAAGAGCTGCAGACGCAGACGCAGAGCGTCACCCGACTGCTCAGAACCATCGACGAACGGGTGGACGACGACGTACACAACTTGATTACCGAACTCCTCCAGGAGTTGTCGGTGCTGCACGCGATGCAACTTTTCTATGCTGCAGAGGAGGCAGGCTGATTCTCGGGGCGCTATTCTTTTTGGCAATACCGTGCGGAGTCGATTATGGACCCTGAGTCCCCGTTGCCCGAATCGTCCGAGGAGCTGACAAAACTGGTGGTCCACTGGCGGCGGGCAGCCGAGGACGCCGAGCAACTCTGCCTTGAGCAGATGGAGGCTGTCCGTCAGGCCCAACTCGAGCGGCAGGACGTCGAGCACAATCTCGTCGTGCTGCGCCAGACCGTCGCCAGTCAGCAGTCGGAGCTGAGCGATCTGCGCCGCAACCTCGAGCGCTCCACCGGCATCATCCGCACGCTCGAGCAGCGCCTGAGTACCCTGCAGGAGAACCTGGCCCAGCGCGAGAGCCAACCCCACGAGGCCCAACTCGAAGCACAATTGGGCGAAGCCCAGGCACTGCTGCGCGAGCGCGAGCGCGAAGCCGGGCAAAAACAGGCCCAACTTTCGCGGGCCAACGAACGGCTCATTGCCCTCGAAAGGCAACTGATGCAATTAAAGGGCGTGATGGACCGCGCTGTTTTTGGCCGGTCCCAACCGCTTCTGCCCGTGCCCGAAACGGCTCCTGCCGACCGTCCAGGTACACCCCAGCCCACCCGCTACGGCCACGTCCAGTTGCCTGCCTTTTTACAGAGTGCGCGCAGCGGCGAATAATTTTGGCACAAATACAGGCAAATGAGCCAAAGTATGTCATTATGCAGTCAGACTAACCTAACTGTCAGGCCCATTCTCTGGACTCCCGGATTCCCCCTGGAGGAGAGGGGCTTTTTTCTGACTGTTTTCAGGTCGATTTGCTGAGCAGGTACTGCACTTCGTTGAGCGAGAGACCAGAACGACCGGCGGCCTGCTCAAGACTTTGGGTCTCAAGGAGCACATTGATAAAGCTGGCGAGCCGGCGACGAACAGCGCCGCCCTTCCAGTACCAGATGCGCTGCTGTACCTGCAGTAGACGCTCAGCGCCAACGCTGCTGCCGTCTTTAAGAGGAATCGACAATTGTGCCAGTTGGGTTGTGGTCGCGGTGGGCTGGAGGACAGGAGCGCTGCTGTGCGGTGCAATCGCGACGGCGGTCGCGGACCGCTTCGTCGATGGAGCATTTTCGCTCAGCGGTGCAGGCGCAATCTTCATCCAGGAGGGCGCACCGACCCTTGGCCGCCGTACAGGAGTTGCCTGGGCCATCTCAAGGTCGTGAGCCGGTTTGAGCACCGGGGGAAGTTCTTCTATCTGCTCAGGAGCGGTCGGACCGATGGGAGCGGCGGCGGCGAGCAACGGCAGGGGCTCGGCACTGAGAGGAGCCGACTCACTGATTAAAACAACCGGCATATCGTCGCTCAGGGGTGCCTCAGCGCCGATAAGTTGAATCGGCTCGCTGATGGGCTGGGCTGCCGCCTTAAATTGAATCTCGCTTTTTTTGGCCGTCGGGCCACTGCGGACCGGTGGCGCAGGCGATTTGCCCTCGGTCGCTTTGGAGGCCGGGGGGCGACCGGCAACCCAGCGGGATAGATCGGGATTGGCGTAGACAAAGCTGCCACAGACAGCCACCAGCACACCCGCCATCAACAACGAATTGAAATGCCTCACCGCTTGAACTCCCATCCAGATACCCATTCAGGCTGACGCACAGCCAGTTGCCTTGATCTGGTGCCGCTCACCAAGTTATAGAACGGATCGCCACCAGAAAACAATCGCTGCACAAGATTACAAAAGCGCCTTTTGCCCCTAGGGAAGAATATTCATACGCTAAAGTGAAGCTGGCTGCCATCGCTTCGCCACTCGCATTACAGGCCCGTCCTGTCTGCAATATAGCTTCACATAGTGTCTAAGCAAAATTTGATAGAACATTAGTGCTCCCTCAGCACCATGTGGTGCCGGATCGCGGAAGTTTCGACAAAATATCAGTACATGCTGGACGCAAAATAATGATCGGTAGACTGCTCGATGGCCGTTATAAAATCCTTCAGATCCTCGGTGCGGGCGGCTTCAGTCAAACGTACCTGGCCCTCGACACGCGCAGACCGAGCAGTCCGACCTGTGTTGTCAAGCACCTTAAGCCGACCAGCGACAACCCTGGTTCTTTAGAGATTGCCAGGCGGCTTTTTCGCAGCGAGGCCGAGACCCTCGAGCGCATCGGACATCATGACCAGATTCCGAGACTGCTTGCCTATTTTGAAGAAGACGAAGAATTTTATCTGGTCCAGGAATTTATCGAGGGGCACGTTCTCACCACCGAACTGCAGCCGGGGCGGCTGATGAGCGAAGCCGAGGTGGTCGCCCTGTTGCAGGACGGGCTTTCGACCCTGGCCTTTGTCCACAGCCAGGGAGTCATCCACCGCGATGTCAAGCCCGACAACCTGATTCGCCGCAGCAGCGACGGCAAGCTGGTGCTCGTCGATTTTGGCGCGGTCAAGACGGTCTGGTCGCGGCCCGCCGCGCTGCAGCGCGGCGGCACGATCGCCGGGACGATCATCGGCACCCCCGGTTACATGTCCACCGAGCAGGGCCGGGGCAAACCGCGCCCAAGCAGCGACATCTACGCCCTCGGCATGATCGGTATTCAGGCTCTGACCGGCCTCGCTCCGATGGAACTGCAAGAAGACAGCGGCACCGGCGAGCCGATGTGGCAGCAGCACACCCAGGTGAGCGCCGCCTTTGCGGCGATCATCGACAAGATGGTGGCTTACCACTTCAAAGACCGCTACCAGAGTGCCGGAGAAGCCCTTGAGGCTCTGCAAAAAGTTTATGGCCTGAGCAGCTCCTACACTGCTCCGCCTCCACCGCCCAATTTTCAGCCCGCTCCGCCTCCGCCGGTGAGCAGCGAGCGCCCCTCCGAACCCGCACCGATCGAATCGACGACGACGGCCCGCGAGGAAACCTATTATGGGCAACCAGTACCCTTTGAGATGCCCCGCACCCAGCCTCCGCAGGTCGCCGAAGCACCGGCCACCCGCGAGGAGACGTACTACGGTCAGCCGCTTCCCTTTGAGGTGCCCCGGACCCAACCCCCGCAGGTCGCCGAAGTGCCCGCTGCCTCTCAAGAAGAACCGTACTACAACCAGGCGGCAGCTGTATCCAATACTGCCACCCGTCAGACCCCGCCACCGGTGCGCACCTCCCCACCGGTAGCTGCACCTGCTCCAGGCAAGGGCAACAACCGGACCCTCGTCTTTGCCGGAGCGGGAGTAGCAGCGGTGCTCGTTGCAGCGGGTGTCTGGCTATTCGGTTCCTCCGCTACCAAAGCGCCCCCGCCGCCGGTTGTCTCAGCACCGGCAGCGGTTCAACCGTCATCACCCAAGGGGCAGCCTGAAACAGCTCCAGAACCCGCGCCGATCAAAAAGGCAGCCGTCCTGCCGGTCAAGCCACCGGCCAGGCCGGTCAAGCCGGTCACCAAAGCCCCCGCCCCCGCGCCAAAAGTGACAAAGCCTGCTGTCATCCAACCACCGCCGATCAAAAAGACTGCGCCGGCACCGCAAAAACCAAAACCGGCAGTACCTGCTCCAGTCAAGGCGAAGCCGACTCCAAAAGTTGCCCCGCCGCTGCTTGCAAAGCCGACTGTCACAAAACCCAAAGTGCAAAAGGCTCCTGCTGCCCCCTCGATCTTCCGGCCCGCCACTGCGCCGGTGAGCAGCGGTGGCGCGCCTTTTCGGCCTGCCGCTGCCCCCTTGAGCGGTCCCCAGGACGCCCCGGCATTGCTCAAACCGGCGGACAAGCCGATCGACAATCAGAGCAAGTAGTCGGCCCGCCGGAGACTACTTGATGTAGATCTTGTAGGTCCGCCAAGCCGCTCCCCGCCAGGCCAGGCGCAAAAAGGACTGGCGGTCGAGGCCAGTCGCTTCGAGAGCCTGATCGACCGTCGCTCCCCGCTTCATCCGGACGACGAAGTTCTGCGCCTGTTTGTAGACACTGGCATCCCTGCTCAGGACGTTGCGCTCGACGCCCAGCCTGAGACCGAGCAGAATATCGTCGGTGGTGGCGTCGTAGCCACTGACCCGGCCAACGGAGACGGCACTGCCCCCGGCTCGGGACTTAGAAGACGGCAGGCTGGCTACCGGCGGTGGAGCGGTGCGCAGCACCGGGGCAGGTGGAGAAGGGTCCGTCGTACTTGCGGGGGTGGAGGGACTGACCAGCGGCGGTGCGGCGTCGGGGCCTGGAGCGGGAGCGGCGGTGGAGGCCGTCTCGGGGGCGGGCTGCCTGTCAGGTGGTGGGGCCGAAGGTGCGGCGGGTCTGCTCACCGGGGCAACCGGGCTTGGACGCGACTGGACAGGCGGGGGCGCAGGCCGAGAAGAAGCTGTACGGATGCCGGGGCGCTTGCGCAGGGCGCTCAGCAGCTCGCGGGCCTGATCGGCGTCGGGGGCATTTGGTGCAAGCTGAAGATAGCGCTGGTAGTCGGCGATGGCCAGGTCGTATTCTTTGAGATCGCGGTAGATCGCTGCCCGGTCGAAGTAGGCATCGGCGTAATCATCTTTAAAAGAAATCGCCTGGCTAAAATCATCGGCAGCACCGCGCAGATCGCGCATCAGGTAGCGGGTGATGCCACGGTTGACGTAGGCGGCGGGTTCGGTCGGATTGCGCCGGACCACTTCGTTCCAGATGCGCAACGCCTTGGTGTAGTTGCCTTTGTTTTGCTGGGTGTAGGCGTCTTTGAAGAGCTGTTTCACATTTGTCTCGGCTCTTAGAGAACCGATAGGTACCGTCCACGCCAGCGCAGCGAGACTCAAACTGAGGGGCCACAGATGCTTCATTGCGGATCTTTTGATGCGACAGAGGGAGTGCCCGGCTGCTGGAAACCACTGCAGCCGTCCGGCGGCTCCTCAAGAGTAGCGCGATCCGTCGGGTTTTGCCGCCGCAAACACCCACCTGGACTATGTTCTGCCCCTGCATGTTAAGCTCGTGACAATTCTCAGGTCCGACGATGCCGACAAAAGCAGGTGTGTTCTGGAAAGTCCTCCTCGGCTGGGTAGCGCTCGCCCTCGGCGGCCCGGCGGTGCTGGCGGCTCCCGCGCCGATCGAGGAGGCAGTCGTTGCCTTCAATCATCCCGCCGCGCAAACGCTGATCGCCGATCTCGAAAAAAGCTACGGCATCGACTTCGAGGCCAATAGCCGCTACTCAGACGATCGGCGGCTATTTCGGTTGCGCTTCGATGCCAATCGCCACGGCGAAATCTACCGGCTGCTGGCGGGCCTGCAGGGCGGCAAGGTTCTCGACTACGTTGAACCGAACTACCTGTATCACGCCACCGGCTTTCCCAACGACCCGCTCTACTCGCGCCAGTGGAACCTGCGCGCCATCGGCGTCGAGCACGCCTGGCAGAAGGCAAACGGTGAGGGGGCAGTGGTGGCGGTGATCGACACAGGCGTTGCCCACAACCTGCCGGATCTGGACCAGACCGACTTTGTGGGCGGCTACGACTTTGTCAACGACCGCAGCGACGCCACCGACGACC harbors:
- a CDS encoding DUF1350 family protein — translated: MRKLFEPIAHSWIARHPEPLGVIEFIGGALFGTLPWLNYDAFLQSIYDAGYTVIAVPFRFGFDHEAIAKILLDERTSIRALLDYPADLPHIWVGHSLGCKYIILLEAHGQIYNQPSLLIAPDIADTRNAVPVPIPGLVEFLDAHGLGAIPTRAQTQQLVRESALFNLTGLISFASDDIAGNQAGLPPESDVGWFVSTLADRRLLKAELPGRHNDIIGVSMGEDVFDLDPHDGLVQRGPRALELLAVELLEKLRGKAEKLV
- a CDS encoding peroxiredoxin; the protein is MSVEVGQQAPDFSLDGSQGTVALSQYRGQKNVLLAFYPGDFTPVCTKELTCFVEDWSKFDNKDTVILGISTGSVDNKNKFAASLGAQFPLLSDSDKRVAALYGVSGFLGVARAYFIVDKQGIVRYKHVESIPIFKREDEELLGALAALS
- a CDS encoding carotenoid oxygenase family protein; the protein is MSASSRSQSSVSPSSFLQSGWATGYRTLEAEHAYGITDIEGTIPPELTGTLFRNGPGRFDRGGVAYGHPFDGDGMIAAVSFKAGRAHFQNRYVRTEGFIKESQAGRILLKNVFGTLRPGGFWLNAFDFSFKNVANTNVIYWNGRLFALWEAAPPHRLDPASLETFGTDDLGGVLAGGKPFTAHPRLEPQTGDLLAFGVRAGLVSDLALYRLTPSGQVQVEATYTLPGFAFLHDFAFSDNYWIFFQSPLALDPLPFVFGMKAAGECLRLAADQPGRMLLIPRSGGQVRTIETEPFFAFHHVNAFEQEGTIVLDSVRYEEYLTTLGNGDFRQIDFDRVPQGWLWRSEIDVATGEVRTRPLLRRAVEFPQIHPDRMGRSYRFVYLGATASADRNGPLQAIGKFDIQAGEAIFANFAPEGFISEPVFVPRPESNSEDDGWVIAIVYDAQRQASDIVILDARSLDRIARLLLPHHVPYGLHGSFVPEVFVDF
- a CDS encoding thermonuclease family protein codes for the protein MPLFLIKGEYRIVGARPDGDSIKFYPDNPDLWDKLGRVKRNRSGGAQLRLDAIDALETHYRPPVSRGGEERQPLQYAEAASDALLKSLGFTEFSRSSDETIASATPESVRGYILSRFADKYGRAVAFAFAGESDEQDGDGVFLDTNLLGESANYQLLAAGLVYPTFYSKLYADLRRELTQAAQAARNDGLGLWPSDRTNSGFSLDSLATITDEVVILPKLFRRLVEYIELNNGEPGLEGFKSFLEAQADEVTVLPEGRFTHFDSLITVSGQQLQLDEPPENLVFREG
- a CDS encoding MFS transporter — its product is MKRPAAARPDFLPELPAAIWILFGGRLLASLGLGFVLFYASIFFTRELGLSYTQLGLGIAASGASGIVGRLVGGVLSDRPDWGRRRTLLVALATLSAGYALFAITHDFVLYASAYAIVGWGFGLYWPANEAAVADLTTGAQRAEAYGLTRAGDSLGLGLGVVVGQGLIALTGNYRLLFWLDALAFLGFWLVALRAIKETRPASDPRASLLGGYSVAFRDSNLLLYAAINLVFTSLTAQLESTVPVYLRDFGGLEQKVLGVGFIAHVALLGLIQFPVARLSSSWRRTRSLAVSAVFWAVALVLLYLVENPALAGFTGIAALLAAAVALAFMHPAASALVAALAPEDLRGAYLSINSQCWAVGYIVGPALGGRILDLGRPLSDWLWPGLAAIALLNCLPLVVLEKRLPRAVNQQK
- a CDS encoding tetratricopeptide repeat protein produces the protein MLVAPAVRAQAPLVTVPTLAPEQVQKRALQLAEDAIRLVQVSRLDEAESMAQLAVQLYANSAQTRTVLGGILLQNNKPEEALVQLKRASELSPDTARFQFNLGLAYSRLKNYSQAAQAIERGLKIDPKNADEYFNLGNDYVLLDRQDDALAAFQKAVAIKSDFWEAINNVGLIRYEQGRIDEAKAQWQQAVTINAKAAEPKLALGIALFSHGERDKGLALSEEALGLDKRYSKLDYLKENLWGSKLLADAALVLQTPRIQAALERLPEPTGDDETARSSTP